One part of the Armatimonadota bacterium genome encodes these proteins:
- a CDS encoding DUF47 family protein has protein sequence MGLRIIPREEAFFDLFKAQATNVVEGAVLLKDLLEDYTDVDQKRMKIEKTESFGDEIAHKIIEKLNKTFITPIDREDIHALSSALDDILDFINATSQRLNLYGVESISAEAKELANIVLRAAEETLALTESMKNLKDVKSMKSRWIEVNRLENEGDKVSRNAIAGLFKNEKDPIEVIKWKELYEHLEMAIDKCEDAANIVEAVALKNA, from the coding sequence ATGGGCCTGAGGATTATACCAAGAGAAGAAGCTTTTTTTGATCTGTTCAAAGCACAGGCTACTAATGTAGTCGAAGGGGCTGTGTTACTTAAGGACCTGCTTGAGGACTACACAGACGTAGATCAAAAAAGAATGAAGATCGAAAAGACTGAGAGCTTTGGCGATGAGATTGCACATAAGATCATCGAAAAGCTCAACAAAACATTTATCACACCGATAGACCGCGAGGATATCCACGCATTAAGTTCAGCTTTGGACGACATTCTCGACTTCATCAACGCCACGTCTCAGCGACTGAACCTATATGGCGTAGAGTCAATAAGCGCCGAGGCAAAAGAACTCGCGAACATTGTTTTACGGGCTGCCGAGGAGACACTCGCCCTTACGGAAAGTATGAAGAACCTCAAGGATGTCAAAAGCATGAAGTCGCGCTGGATTGAGGTCAACCGGCTTGAAAACGAGGGAGACAAGGTCAGCCGCAACGCCATTGCAGGTCTGTTCAAAAATGAAAAAGACCCCATCGAAGTAATTAAGTGGAAAGAACTCTACGAGCACCTGGAAATGGCCATCGACAAGTGCGAAGATGCGGCCA